From one Bacteroides fragilis NCTC 9343 genomic stretch:
- a CDS encoding MFS transporter, with product MNHMCINKPSPLSRKTLNLSTFFCLYIAQAIPMSFFSTAIQVLMRQADYSLSSIALLQLIKLPWILKFLWAPLVDRHCITLKDYKRCIITSEIVYALLILMVGLLDIQTDLYLIIGLVFLSLIASATQDIATDTLAVLSFGKSDKSLVNSMQSMGSFGGTLIGTGILLLVLQHYGWHVVIPCLCIFVLLAIIPLLKNKHMKIIPKEPSKRAQFTDFIWFFARRNIWKQIGFLLLYYASIIGILSVLRSYLVDLGYSMKEIGIMIGIGGTGAAFASSFLAGLLVRKIGRYHSRILFAIFILLTTLYFMCISWTVPSFSMLCLGIVLLWSAYGMATIVVYTTSMDCVRKGCEGTDFTIQTVLTHLSGLLIAFLSGVVADRTGYHGLFIFEVILASISLIYIFYFFRKESQPIHS from the coding sequence ATGAATCACATGTGTATAAACAAGCCTTCACCGCTTTCCCGGAAAACACTGAACCTCAGTACATTTTTCTGCCTATACATTGCACAAGCCATCCCGATGAGTTTCTTCTCTACAGCCATACAAGTACTAATGAGGCAAGCCGATTACTCTCTTTCTTCCATCGCCTTATTACAACTCATCAAACTCCCCTGGATATTGAAGTTTCTTTGGGCACCGCTTGTCGACCGGCATTGTATCACCCTAAAAGACTATAAACGCTGTATCATTACATCCGAAATCGTATATGCATTACTGATCCTGATGGTAGGCCTGCTCGATATCCAAACAGATCTTTACCTTATCATTGGATTAGTATTTCTATCATTGATAGCCTCAGCTACACAAGATATAGCTACAGACACACTTGCAGTGCTCTCCTTTGGTAAGTCGGATAAAAGTTTGGTCAACAGTATGCAATCAATGGGTAGCTTCGGAGGTACATTGATAGGAACAGGTATATTACTCCTCGTTCTTCAGCACTATGGCTGGCATGTGGTGATACCATGCTTATGCATTTTTGTACTATTGGCAATTATTCCGTTATTGAAAAACAAACATATGAAAATAATACCCAAAGAACCTTCGAAACGGGCACAATTCACTGATTTTATCTGGTTCTTTGCCCGTCGTAACATCTGGAAACAAATAGGATTCCTATTACTATATTATGCCAGTATTATCGGAATTTTATCGGTGTTACGCTCTTATCTGGTCGATTTGGGTTATTCAATGAAAGAGATAGGCATTATGATAGGTATCGGAGGTACCGGAGCTGCCTTCGCATCATCTTTCCTGGCCGGATTACTGGTTCGTAAAATCGGGCGATATCATTCCAGAATACTATTTGCAATATTCATCCTGCTTACTACACTCTATTTTATGTGTATTTCATGGACAGTCCCTTCATTTTCAATGCTTTGTTTAGGGATCGTCCTGCTATGGAGTGCCTATGGAATGGCAACTATTGTAGTGTATACCACTTCTATGGATTGTGTACGCAAAGGATGTGAAGGAACCGACTTTACCATCCAAACAGTACTCACACACTTAAGCGGCTTACTAATAGCCTTTCTTAGCGGGGTGGTAGCCGATAGAACCGGTTACCACGGTCTCTTTATTTTCGAAGTTATATTGGCTTCCATATCACTGATCTATATATTTTATTTCTTCAGAAAAGAATCTCAACCCATTCATTCTTAA
- a CDS encoding TonB-dependent receptor: MIKRLFFLLPFSTIVSANEPDTIQVKRIDLDEVTIVAFKQNTPNREPLSISTLDNRFLKENEISGAKDLSSLLPNFYMPDYGSKQNSPVYIRGIGAKKDAPSVGFYVDGIPYFETSAFDIDLSDISSIEVLRGPQGTLYGRNSIGGTINVYTHSPLDYQGTYFRLGYGSYNDMRLIASNYTKVNEQLGLSFSGNYHHNDGFFTNLHTHKKADKLDNGAGRIGLTWKPATHWTTRFITSYEYSNQGGYPYGLYNADKGTTEAVNYNNEGLYRRNLLTSGINIRYNGPHISFNSQTSYQYIQDKMGIDQDFSPRNIFYGQNKIRQHMYCQEFTVKSVNKSRYHWITGAFVFRQTINRKVDLSRFTDTTRHLTNSGIPTQGIAFYHQSTLDLLQGLSCSVGLRYDYEHARCDFSKVQQPLNGNGETKSLEQFNRSLHFGQFTPRFSMQYLSSHNQLFYASVSKGYKAGGFNVSFLNNDDYLYSPEYNWNYEIGTKLSFLNNRLSADLSLFYIDWRNQQITNTIPTVGNVIRNAGRSRNKGIEASFQARPTKSWMMYMNYGYTDARFVHYQKEERGILKDYGGNYLPMVPRHTFSLTTGYSFYDICSWIDRLTLNAGVSVTGPIYWYEDNQAKQSPYALVNLRISINKGCFTWEVWSKNLTNTDYLSYYFVTSKAYAQKGKPITLGTSVSISL; this comes from the coding sequence ATGATAAAAAGATTATTTTTCCTCCTACCTTTCTCTACGATAGTCTCGGCCAATGAGCCCGATACAATACAGGTTAAGCGTATCGATCTGGATGAAGTTACAATAGTAGCTTTTAAACAAAACACACCTAATCGTGAGCCACTTTCTATCTCTACCTTAGATAATCGCTTCCTGAAAGAGAATGAAATATCGGGAGCTAAAGACTTAAGTTCCTTACTTCCTAATTTCTATATGCCCGATTATGGGTCCAAGCAGAATTCTCCGGTTTATATTCGGGGGATAGGAGCCAAAAAGGATGCTCCATCAGTAGGCTTTTACGTAGATGGCATTCCCTATTTTGAAACGTCCGCTTTCGATATTGACTTGTCGGATATAAGTAGTATAGAAGTACTTCGTGGACCGCAAGGCACACTCTACGGACGTAATTCTATTGGTGGAACCATCAATGTATATACCCATTCGCCCCTCGATTATCAAGGTACGTATTTCCGGTTGGGATATGGCAGTTACAATGATATGCGATTAATAGCTTCGAACTATACGAAGGTGAACGAGCAGTTAGGTTTATCCTTTAGCGGTAATTATCATCACAATGATGGCTTTTTTACCAATTTGCATACCCATAAAAAGGCAGATAAACTTGATAACGGAGCCGGACGAATCGGGCTCACATGGAAACCCGCAACCCATTGGACTACCCGCTTCATAACCTCCTACGAATATTCCAATCAAGGAGGATATCCATACGGATTGTATAATGCCGACAAGGGAACAACAGAAGCCGTAAACTACAACAATGAAGGATTATACCGACGAAATCTGCTAACCTCCGGAATCAACATACGGTATAACGGCCCCCATATCAGCTTCAACAGCCAAACATCCTATCAATATATACAGGACAAGATGGGAATCGATCAAGATTTCTCGCCTCGCAATATATTCTATGGTCAAAATAAGATACGGCAACATATGTATTGCCAGGAATTTACGGTTAAATCGGTCAATAAGAGCCGCTATCATTGGATAACGGGTGCGTTTGTTTTCCGACAGACCATAAACAGGAAAGTTGACCTTAGTCGTTTTACAGATACCACCCGACACCTTACTAATAGTGGAATTCCCACACAAGGGATCGCATTTTATCATCAATCTACACTCGATCTGTTGCAAGGACTGTCTTGTTCTGTAGGGTTACGTTACGATTATGAACACGCCCGATGCGATTTTTCCAAAGTACAGCAGCCATTAAATGGAAATGGGGAAACAAAATCGCTTGAACAATTCAACCGATCGCTTCACTTCGGGCAGTTTACTCCTAGGTTCAGTATGCAGTACCTCTCTTCTCACAATCAATTGTTCTATGCCTCCGTATCCAAAGGATATAAAGCCGGAGGATTCAATGTCTCTTTCCTCAACAATGACGACTACCTTTATTCCCCCGAATATAACTGGAATTACGAAATAGGTACCAAACTATCATTCCTGAACAATCGGCTATCAGCTGATTTGAGCCTGTTCTATATAGATTGGCGCAATCAGCAGATAACCAATACTATTCCAACCGTAGGTAACGTAATCCGAAATGCCGGTCGCTCTCGTAATAAAGGCATCGAAGCCAGTTTTCAAGCTCGTCCGACGAAATCATGGATGATGTATATGAATTATGGATATACAGATGCACGATTTGTTCACTATCAAAAAGAAGAACGCGGTATCCTAAAAGATTATGGAGGTAACTATCTGCCTATGGTTCCCCGCCACACTTTCTCTTTGACAACCGGATATTCATTTTATGACATCTGTTCCTGGATCGACCGCCTTACCCTCAACGCCGGCGTATCGGTAACAGGTCCCATTTATTGGTATGAAGATAACCAAGCCAAACAAAGCCCGTATGCATTGGTCAATCTAAGAATTAGCATAAACAAAGGATGCTTTACATGGGAAGTCTGGAGCAAGAATCTCACAAATACCGACTACCTGAGCTACTACTTCGTAACCAGTAAAGCCTATGCTCAAAAGGGAAAACCCATTACCTTAGGTACATCAGTCAGCATCAGTCTCTAA
- a CDS encoding collagen-like domain-containing protein has translation MVYILTIILGQSCTEVDITMPKGPKGDRGMSAYEFWKENVENGVISWPKKETEITDFFKYLKGKDGLDGKSAFELWKEEVATGALDNPHRPGSMWPVSQNNLRDFWYYLTGASGENGQTPHIGNNMNWWIGNKDTGIRAQGRDGQNGEDAVPPVVTIGDNGNWLIDGVDTGKPSRGEEGVAGTTPTVTIGENGNWVINGKDTGKAAIGKDGRSPEVIIGTNGNWYINGKDTGIRAYGKDGINGKDGANGKDGINGKDGANGKDGINGKDGANGKDGINGKDGAAGKDGANGKDGANGKSAYELWVESVEAGCNNTGPKVKNPHNPSLDWDCGKTTLSDFWEFLRGADGKDGADGKDGKPGVPGKPGAEVTIIKGVPNVIALYSQQEFGEYVRTTDGGVAYRVYDESGNKAPKAVVKGIPGLDPAKTYTANEEGEFIIPKEDLPQIDDIDARWGKVKEVTINKVTKESAENTYVPNRMQIRMIYIGTSPYLDYEHNLQFRVERKTDPGAEWKTLPSYLPNVNAGFTAYQVTNPEDPTSLDKTKKIESTTPNMSSTSMSINPNRYVKENPAGIKNGITDFWDGKDNYFSIVKDTPYYGETIYWNGVCKMAPYQIPPTLKTLALTKASAESGDDVFLNKAQGEFDFSTIDFNIISKRELVKTVKQNGIDYIEPEYYTLEEAKGLLLCYVKFTYTSPLGVQTATSEHNKSSYNKPEYAALSPYLGATIYSVGANSAFIYSNSGSGVSLGVLKKKVDDGTYYVENTYKNMPAISVTYKDK, from the coding sequence ATGGTTTACATCTTAACCATTATTTTAGGGCAGTCTTGTACAGAAGTGGATATTACGATGCCCAAAGGACCGAAAGGTGATAGAGGAATGTCAGCTTATGAATTTTGGAAAGAGAATGTAGAGAATGGAGTGATTTCTTGGCCTAAGAAAGAGACTGAAATAACTGATTTTTTTAAGTATTTAAAAGGTAAGGACGGTCTGGATGGAAAAAGTGCTTTTGAACTGTGGAAGGAAGAAGTAGCTACTGGTGCTCTGGATAATCCTCACCGCCCGGGAAGTATGTGGCCTGTATCCCAGAATAATCTTAGAGATTTTTGGTATTATCTGACAGGAGCGAGTGGCGAGAATGGGCAAACACCTCATATTGGTAATAATATGAATTGGTGGATTGGCAATAAGGATACCGGAATACGTGCTCAGGGTAGGGATGGACAGAATGGAGAAGATGCTGTTCCACCGGTAGTTACGATCGGGGATAATGGTAATTGGTTGATTGATGGAGTAGATACAGGAAAACCTTCCAGAGGTGAAGAAGGAGTTGCAGGAACAACACCTACTGTTACAATTGGAGAAAATGGAAATTGGGTAATCAATGGAAAAGATACCGGAAAGGCTGCGATAGGTAAAGATGGAAGATCGCCAGAGGTAATAATCGGTACCAATGGGAACTGGTATATTAATGGGAAAGATACCGGTATTCGTGCATATGGTAAAGATGGCATTAACGGTAAAGATGGTGCCAATGGTAAGGATGGCATTAACGGTAAGGATGGTGCCAATGGTAAGGATGGCATTAACGGAAAGGATGGTGCCAACGGAAAAGATGGTATTAACGGTAAGGACGGGGCTGCTGGAAAAGACGGCGCTAACGGTAAAGATGGTGCTAATGGGAAAAGTGCCTATGAATTGTGGGTAGAGAGTGTTGAGGCGGGTTGTAACAATACTGGCCCTAAAGTGAAAAATCCTCATAATCCGTCTTTGGATTGGGATTGTGGTAAAACAACTTTAAGTGATTTTTGGGAGTTCTTGAGAGGTGCGGATGGTAAAGATGGTGCGGACGGTAAGGATGGAAAACCCGGTGTTCCGGGAAAACCGGGTGCTGAAGTTACTATTATCAAAGGAGTACCTAATGTGATTGCACTTTATTCACAACAAGAATTTGGAGAGTATGTTCGTACAACCGATGGAGGAGTAGCTTATCGTGTGTATGACGAATCTGGCAATAAGGCTCCGAAGGCTGTGGTTAAGGGAATTCCCGGTTTGGATCCGGCTAAAACTTATACAGCTAATGAAGAGGGAGAATTTATTATTCCGAAAGAAGATCTTCCTCAAATTGACGATATAGATGCCCGATGGGGGAAAGTTAAGGAGGTAACTATTAATAAGGTGACAAAGGAATCTGCAGAAAACACTTATGTTCCTAACAGAATGCAGATTAGAATGATTTATATTGGTACCTCTCCATATCTTGATTATGAACATAACCTGCAGTTTAGAGTAGAGAGAAAGACAGATCCTGGTGCGGAATGGAAAACATTGCCCAGCTATTTGCCTAATGTCAATGCCGGATTTACGGCATATCAGGTTACAAATCCGGAAGACCCGACATCTCTTGATAAAACGAAAAAAATAGAAAGTACTACACCTAATATGAGTAGTACATCAATGTCTATTAATCCTAATAGATATGTTAAAGAGAACCCTGCCGGTATAAAAAATGGAATAACTGACTTTTGGGATGGAAAAGACAACTATTTCTCAATAGTAAAAGATACCCCTTATTATGGAGAAACGATTTATTGGAATGGAGTATGTAAGATGGCACCTTATCAGATACCTCCTACACTTAAAACTCTAGCCTTAACAAAGGCATCTGCTGAAAGTGGAGATGATGTATTCTTGAATAAAGCCCAGGGGGAATTTGACTTTTCGACTATTGATTTCAATATCATATCTAAGCGTGAATTGGTAAAAACAGTGAAACAGAACGGAATAGATTACATTGAACCTGAATATTATACCCTGGAAGAAGCGAAGGGACTTCTACTTTGTTATGTTAAGTTTACTTATACCTCTCCGTTGGGAGTGCAAACAGCTACAAGCGAGCATAATAAGTCAAGTTATAATAAACCTGAGTATGCTGCTCTTAGTCCGTATCTGGGAGCTACAATCTATTCGGTAGGGGCGAATAGTGCTTTCATCTACTCTAACTCTGGCAGTGGTGTATCTTTAGGAGTTCTCAAGAAGAAAGTAGATGATGGTACATATTATGTTGAAAATACATATAAAAATATGCCTGCAATTAGTGTAACTTATAAAGATAAATAA
- a CDS encoding OmpA family protein, producing the protein MNFSVIINRLLIGALAFTVFPFYTYAQNDKVERQTAHRTKAWEIGVGGALINWDRVTFSDFRQVDGNYLYRMNIDHLFGGIQLYAARELNPWFYLDLQGTLGLARKQVETGGRKFDFMYMAGPGLQFRLTPLFKSKYVEPYLRVGVNYLHHDFYAINAGKFENDPIGEAEWTSSNPWNKEKIGSKQSYFPLSFGAGVQAWLNDHWGVGLQGEYIMPVDKKQTRFVQASMRIMFRLGGSTKRPMPVVQYIDRPVDRIVERIVEKRIEVPAVVESHVCDLFDNIHFAFDKDVITSESEITLDKIADLLKSYPDNNFLITGYTDARGSDNYNIDLSKRRAKAVYSALLKRQVPQHMLKWRGVGYHASSVPASGPDKVRMGDRKVSIERVTNSDYWGWLTNEE; encoded by the coding sequence ATGAATTTCAGTGTAATAATAAATAGACTTCTTATAGGAGCATTGGCTTTTACTGTCTTTCCCTTCTATACTTATGCTCAAAACGATAAAGTGGAGAGACAAACAGCACATAGAACCAAAGCCTGGGAAATAGGGGTAGGTGGAGCTCTTATCAACTGGGACAGAGTGACTTTCTCGGATTTTCGTCAGGTCGATGGGAACTATCTGTATCGAATGAATATCGATCATCTTTTTGGCGGTATCCAACTCTATGCAGCTCGTGAATTGAATCCTTGGTTTTATCTTGATTTGCAGGGGACATTGGGACTGGCAAGAAAACAAGTTGAAACAGGCGGGCGTAAGTTTGATTTCATGTATATGGCCGGTCCGGGACTTCAATTCCGGTTAACCCCATTGTTTAAATCAAAATATGTAGAACCTTATTTACGCGTAGGTGTTAACTACCTCCATCATGATTTTTATGCAATTAATGCAGGAAAGTTTGAAAATGATCCTATAGGAGAAGCAGAATGGACATCATCCAATCCTTGGAACAAAGAGAAAATAGGATCTAAACAATCCTATTTCCCCTTATCCTTCGGAGCCGGAGTACAAGCTTGGCTTAACGATCATTGGGGAGTAGGATTACAGGGAGAATACATCATGCCTGTCGATAAAAAACAAACGCGTTTTGTTCAGGCTTCGATGCGTATTATGTTCCGTTTGGGTGGAAGTACAAAACGTCCTATGCCGGTTGTGCAATATATAGACCGTCCGGTTGATAGGATTGTAGAACGAATTGTTGAAAAGAGAATTGAAGTGCCGGCTGTGGTGGAAAGTCATGTTTGTGATTTATTCGATAACATTCATTTTGCGTTTGATAAGGATGTGATTACTTCCGAATCTGAAATCACTTTGGATAAGATTGCAGATCTGTTGAAAAGTTATCCGGATAACAATTTCTTGATAACCGGGTATACAGATGCAAGAGGAAGCGACAATTATAACATAGATTTGTCGAAACGCCGCGCTAAAGCTGTGTATAGTGCATTGCTGAAACGACAAGTACCTCAACATATGTTGAAATGGCGCGGAGTCGGATATCATGCTAGTTCGGTGCCGGCTTCAGGTCCGGATAAAGTCAGGATGGGTGATCGAAAGGTGTCCATTGAGAGAGTGACGAATTCAGATTATTGGGGTTGGTTAACGAATGAAGAATAA